A region from the Pseudomonas sp. Teo4 genome encodes:
- a CDS encoding tetratricopeptide repeat protein produces the protein MNRTGRALTMGCLLLLQPLLALAEGGNSLLIPATGRCILNVQPEDLQNALKACEQTAATGDAQAQFELGDYYYTQTPKDLKKALDWFEKASLQGHAEAQYRLGAMFFHGEGVKANNVQAYILLKMAAVNGAEDALDMADEVTEQMPRDELEHATQVLGQIFRKYLLELQNAEGRTPFSPLP, from the coding sequence ATGAACCGCACCGGCCGCGCCCTGACCATGGGCTGCCTGTTGCTTCTTCAGCCCCTGCTGGCCCTGGCGGAGGGCGGTAACTCGTTGCTGATTCCAGCGACGGGCCGCTGCATTTTGAACGTTCAGCCAGAAGACCTGCAGAATGCCCTGAAGGCGTGCGAGCAAACGGCGGCGACCGGGGATGCCCAGGCACAGTTCGAACTGGGTGACTACTACTACACACAAACGCCGAAAGACCTGAAAAAGGCCCTGGACTGGTTCGAAAAAGCCTCGTTGCAAGGCCACGCCGAAGCCCAATACCGCCTGGGCGCCATGTTCTTCCATGGCGAGGGGGTCAAGGCCAACAATGTGCAGGCTTACATCCTTCTGAAGATGGCCGCAGTCAACGGTGCCGAGGATGCGCTCGACATGGCTGACGAAGTGACCGAGCAGATGCCCCGCGACGAACTGGAGCACGCCACCCAAGTGCTCGGCCAGATCTTCCGCAAATACCTGCTGGAACTGCAGAACGCCGAAGGGCGAACGCCGTTCTCGCCACTCCCCTGA